Proteins found in one Opitutaceae bacterium genomic segment:
- a CDS encoding ketose-bisphosphate aldolase, whose amino-acid sequence MIVTTAQLFKHAYGKYAVGAYNINNAEQAMGLFRGCIESQAPFIIQISKGARNYTDKRMLEAIIRAAGEIFPEAIFAVHLDHGDEATCYDCIDSGFFSSVMIDASHDPFDKNVEITKRVVERAHAKGISVEAELGMLGGVEEDIQVEDGHATLTNPAEAEDFVKKTGCDSLACAIGTSHGAFKFKGKQSLHFNVLEGIKSRLPGFPLVMHGSSSVPQDEVARINAAGGQIKDSAGVDVNEYLPAAKLGVTKINIDTDGRLVWTRVHREFFRDKPGEFDFRPPGKVFIGEYAKFIASRNKYLGSAGQLEDLRKSLSK is encoded by the coding sequence ATGATCGTAACCACTGCGCAGCTCTTCAAGCACGCCTACGGAAAATACGCCGTCGGCGCCTACAATATCAATAACGCCGAGCAGGCGATGGGCCTCTTCCGTGGCTGCATCGAGTCGCAGGCTCCCTTCATCATCCAGATTTCGAAGGGTGCCCGTAACTACACTGACAAGCGTATGCTGGAGGCGATCATTCGTGCCGCAGGCGAGATTTTCCCTGAGGCGATTTTTGCCGTTCACCTGGACCATGGTGACGAAGCCACGTGCTATGACTGCATCGACTCCGGCTTCTTCTCGTCCGTGATGATCGACGCTTCGCACGACCCGTTCGACAAGAACGTCGAGATCACGAAGCGCGTTGTTGAGCGCGCGCATGCCAAGGGCATCTCGGTCGAAGCTGAGCTCGGCATGCTCGGTGGCGTCGAGGAAGACATCCAGGTTGAAGACGGCCACGCGACGCTGACCAACCCTGCGGAAGCCGAAGACTTTGTGAAGAAGACGGGCTGCGACTCGCTCGCCTGCGCCATCGGTACCTCACACGGCGCATTCAAGTTCAAGGGCAAGCAAAGCCTGCACTTCAACGTCCTCGAAGGCATCAAGTCCCGGCTGCCAGGCTTCCCGCTCGTCATGCACGGCTCCTCCTCGGTGCCGCAGGACGAAGTCGCCCGCATCAATGCCGCCGGTGGCCAGATCAAGGACTCGGCCGGCGTCGACGTGAACGAATACCTGCCTGCTGCAAAGCTCGGCGTCACCAAGATCAACATCGATACGGACGGTCGCCTAGTCTGGACCCGCGTTCATCGCGAGTTCTTCCGCGACAAGCCCGGCGAGTTCGACTTCCGTCCGCCGGGCAAGGTCTTCATCGGCGAGTACGCGAAGTTCATCGCCAGCCGCAACAAGTACCTCGGTTCGGCCGGCCAGCTTGAGGATCTCCGCAAGAGTCTCAGCAAGTAA
- a CDS encoding ABC transporter ATP-binding protein — protein MIELKSVTKRFGSFTAVAGVDLKVEEGEFLTLLGPSGCGKTTLLRIMAGFEVPDEGLVLLGGKDITHLPPYRRPINQVFQSYALFPHMTVLQNVSFGLRMKGMAASEISERVRETVESVSLQGMEDRYPHQLSGGQRQRVALARALICHPKVLLLDEPLSALDAKLRKAMQLELKRLQRKLGLTFVFVTHDQEEALTMSDRIAVVNKGRIEQLGEAIDVYHRPATAFSADFIGESNLVQGEVGELDGHLRRIRVPGGIDWKVKAGEVPAGARRVLLSVRPEKIYISKKPLTEPEMFFEAEVEEEIFKGTMDELWLRVAPSLRLTALVANESAIQEAIHEGDRVHCGLHSDDIVVVSAD, from the coding sequence ATGATCGAGCTCAAGTCAGTCACCAAACGTTTTGGTTCCTTCACCGCCGTTGCGGGTGTCGACTTGAAGGTCGAGGAAGGCGAATTCCTCACGCTCCTGGGTCCATCCGGCTGCGGGAAGACAACACTGCTCCGCATCATGGCCGGCTTTGAAGTCCCGGATGAGGGTCTCGTTTTGCTCGGAGGGAAGGACATTACCCACCTGCCACCGTACCGTCGACCCATCAACCAGGTCTTTCAGAGTTACGCGTTGTTTCCCCACATGACCGTGCTGCAGAACGTTTCCTTTGGGCTCCGGATGAAGGGCATGGCCGCCTCGGAGATTTCCGAACGCGTTCGCGAGACAGTGGAGAGCGTTTCTCTTCAGGGAATGGAGGACCGCTACCCGCATCAACTTTCGGGCGGTCAGCGCCAGCGTGTGGCCCTCGCGCGAGCGCTCATCTGCCACCCCAAGGTTCTACTTCTCGACGAACCGCTATCGGCCTTGGATGCAAAGCTGCGGAAGGCCATGCAGCTCGAACTAAAGAGGCTCCAAAGAAAACTCGGATTGACCTTTGTCTTCGTCACCCACGATCAGGAGGAGGCATTGACAATGTCGGATCGGATCGCGGTGGTGAACAAGGGACGCATCGAGCAACTGGGCGAGGCGATCGACGTCTATCATCGGCCTGCGACCGCTTTCTCCGCGGACTTCATCGGCGAATCCAATCTGGTGCAGGGCGAGGTAGGCGAACTCGACGGCCACCTGCGTCGCATCCGTGTGCCCGGCGGCATCGACTGGAAGGTCAAGGCCGGCGAGGTGCCAGCAGGCGCGCGACGCGTCCTCTTGTCGGTTCGCCCGGAGAAGATCTATATCTCAAAGAAGCCGCTGACGGAGCCCGAGATGTTTTTCGAGGCGGAGGTTGAAGAGGAGATTTTCAAGGGCACAATGGATGAACTGTGGCTGCGTGTGGCGCCGAGCCTGCGCCTGACCGCCCTCGTCGCCAACGAAAGTGCAATCCAGGAGGCGATTCACGAAGGCGATCGCGTGCACTGCGGTTTGCATTCTGACGACATTGTTGTCGTCAGCGCCGATTAG
- a CDS encoding spermidine/putrescine ABC transporter substrate-binding protein, which produces MKPIRLVLTLAALIFSSVAFAAKQELNLYAWSEYIPQEVIDGFTQETGIAVNYETFSSNEELLAKLVAGGTAYDLVQPSDYMAEVMIREKLVQKLDRSKIKNMGNLAPEFQTLPCDPDLGYAVPYMSGTVGIVINTEVVKEPVRGYRDFFQPKFANRLVVLNDNREMISWALATEGFSPNEVTPENLERARLRLKEWIPLVKLFDSDSPKTALLNGDVDLGIVWSGEAAILWKEDKKFSYVIPEEGGHRFIDVLSIPTKARNVAAAHQFIDYILRPEVSKIISDNFPYTNPNAEARKLLSEDQLANPASYPKSGKLDVFHDIGKIGQTIDKIVTDLKTGR; this is translated from the coding sequence ATGAAACCAATCCGCCTCGTTCTCACACTCGCCGCTCTGATTTTCTCGAGCGTGGCTTTTGCAGCCAAGCAGGAACTCAACCTCTACGCCTGGTCTGAGTACATCCCGCAGGAGGTGATCGACGGTTTCACCCAGGAAACTGGCATTGCCGTGAACTACGAGACGTTCTCTTCAAACGAGGAACTTCTCGCCAAGCTCGTGGCGGGCGGCACGGCATACGACTTGGTCCAGCCTTCGGACTACATGGCGGAAGTCATGATCCGGGAGAAGCTCGTGCAGAAACTTGACCGCTCGAAGATCAAGAACATGGGCAATCTCGCTCCCGAGTTTCAAACACTGCCCTGCGACCCGGACCTGGGCTACGCCGTGCCTTACATGAGCGGTACTGTTGGAATCGTTATCAATACCGAGGTGGTCAAGGAGCCCGTACGCGGCTATCGCGACTTCTTTCAGCCTAAGTTCGCCAATCGCCTTGTGGTCTTGAACGACAACCGCGAGATGATCTCCTGGGCACTCGCCACCGAAGGCTTCTCGCCCAATGAGGTTACGCCTGAAAACCTCGAGCGCGCGCGCCTTCGATTGAAGGAGTGGATCCCTCTCGTGAAGCTTTTCGATTCCGACAGCCCAAAGACCGCGCTGCTGAATGGCGACGTCGATCTCGGCATTGTGTGGTCAGGCGAAGCCGCAATCCTTTGGAAGGAAGACAAGAAGTTCTCCTACGTCATTCCGGAGGAAGGCGGACATCGATTCATTGATGTCCTTTCAATCCCCACAAAGGCACGGAATGTCGCCGCCGCCCACCAGTTCATCGATTACATTCTTCGCCCGGAAGTGAGTAAAATCATCTCGGACAATTTTCCCTACACGAACCCCAACGCAGAGGCGCGCAAATTGCTCAGCGAGGATCAGCTCGCCAACCCTGCAAGCTACCCGAAAAGTGGAAAACTCGACGTTTTCCATGATATCGGGAAAATCGGACAGACGATCGACAAGATCGTCACCGACCTAAAGACCGGCCGCTAA
- the lipB gene encoding lipoyl(octanoyl) transferase LipB — translation MKIPADSLATVDWGRTAYEDALGRQLGLVEERIAGRIADTLVFTEHDPVFTIGLRAGADAHLVWDSNTLQAQGVSVATTNRGGDITYHGPGQIVGYPIIDLARRKDLHAYLRLLEEVMISAVGRFGLSASRRPGLTGIWIGTRKVAAIGVAVRRWVTYHGFALNVAPNLSHFGGIVPCGISASQGTVTSLKQELAGACPCVDDVKTALEAEFRGLLPPFLGDN, via the coding sequence GTGAAGATTCCCGCAGACTCCCTCGCCACCGTTGATTGGGGCCGCACGGCCTATGAGGACGCGTTGGGGCGCCAACTTGGTCTGGTCGAGGAGCGGATTGCTGGACGGATTGCTGACACGCTCGTTTTCACTGAACATGATCCGGTCTTCACGATCGGCCTTCGCGCCGGTGCCGATGCCCATTTGGTTTGGGATTCAAACACCCTTCAGGCTCAGGGAGTCTCGGTTGCGACCACCAACCGGGGCGGAGATATCACCTATCACGGACCCGGCCAGATCGTGGGATATCCGATCATCGATCTGGCCCGGCGAAAGGACCTGCACGCCTATTTGAGGCTCCTGGAGGAAGTCATGATCTCCGCGGTGGGCCGCTTCGGGCTTTCTGCCAGCAGACGCCCAGGGCTCACAGGCATCTGGATCGGTACCCGGAAGGTGGCTGCCATCGGCGTCGCGGTTCGACGGTGGGTTACTTACCATGGCTTTGCATTGAACGTGGCTCCCAACCTCTCTCATTTCGGCGGAATTGTGCCATGTGGCATTTCAGCTTCCCAAGGCACTGTCACATCCCTGAAACAAGAACTCGCGGGAGCCTGCCCATGCGTGGATGACGTGAAGACAGCCCTGGAGGCGGAATTTCGCGGGTTGCTTCCTCCCTTTTTGGGCGACAACTGA
- a CDS encoding C1 family peptidase, translated as MRRALPSLFRAMAGACALATLAFTALRAEDPLPLPPAGIGATVEAITVKGVTYHGVKLRSVSSSGVVMQHSGGLISVGWQDLPATWRVALASLVPKEKVPTPAANPRTPAGGASKLANANASRPGSQSEAKGFFALIGEPVQPKESVDLRPRMRELGLWIKNQGPQPSCSVHAVLGAIEYQFAEARGAACRFDEQALIRATEDVTKRRRLLEADNPEADAGFTLPEVVLAIRKHGLSVSESWLQQQLTRDPDAAMRAPVGPKVSLHELPGQGDRAQQIADLMHALNAGFPVPVGMAFPSRRAAQNGYLSTQTAEKGSGHAVTLVGYECPSGRIEDTVFIFRNSWGVNWGASGYGRATFEYLRQNLVCAVVLEVQ; from the coding sequence ATGCGACGAGCACTCCCTTCGCTTTTCCGCGCCATGGCAGGAGCCTGCGCCCTGGCAACGCTGGCGTTCACCGCACTTCGCGCTGAGGATCCGCTTCCGCTCCCGCCAGCGGGAATTGGCGCAACGGTCGAAGCGATCACAGTCAAAGGCGTCACTTACCACGGGGTTAAGCTCCGCTCCGTTTCGTCTTCGGGCGTTGTGATGCAGCACAGTGGTGGCCTGATCTCGGTCGGGTGGCAGGATTTGCCGGCAACTTGGCGAGTCGCGCTTGCCTCGCTTGTACCAAAAGAAAAGGTCCCTACCCCCGCGGCAAACCCACGCACGCCAGCGGGTGGCGCCAGCAAGCTGGCGAACGCAAACGCGAGCAGACCCGGTTCCCAGAGCGAAGCCAAAGGCTTCTTCGCTTTGATTGGAGAACCTGTCCAACCGAAGGAATCGGTCGACCTGAGGCCGCGCATGCGCGAACTTGGATTGTGGATTAAGAATCAGGGCCCCCAGCCCAGTTGCAGCGTGCATGCCGTCCTGGGGGCAATCGAATATCAATTTGCAGAGGCACGAGGAGCGGCCTGCAGGTTCGATGAACAGGCGCTCATCCGGGCCACGGAGGATGTTACCAAGAGGCGCAGGCTGCTTGAGGCGGATAATCCCGAGGCGGATGCGGGCTTCACACTTCCGGAAGTGGTGCTCGCCATCCGTAAGCACGGCCTTTCCGTATCCGAAAGTTGGTTACAACAGCAACTCACGCGCGATCCCGATGCGGCAATGCGCGCGCCGGTGGGTCCAAAGGTTTCCCTCCACGAGCTTCCTGGACAGGGAGATCGTGCCCAGCAGATTGCCGATCTCATGCATGCGCTCAACGCTGGGTTTCCGGTACCCGTGGGCATGGCCTTTCCCTCACGCCGCGCTGCGCAGAATGGATACCTTAGCACCCAAACTGCCGAGAAAGGCAGCGGGCATGCCGTGACCCTCGTGGGATATGAGTGCCCAAGCGGGCGGATTGAAGACACTGTCTTCATCTTCCGGAACTCGTGGGGCGTCAACTGGGGCGCAAGCGGCTACGGCCGGGCAACCTTCGAATACCTCCGCCAGAACTTGGTCTGCGCCGTCGTGCTCGAGGTCCAATGA
- a CDS encoding ABC transporter ATP-binding protein, whose protein sequence is MRQGDSGNPLDHRFSGETPVRTLLYLYRGERRRLIWGSVYHCIKHSPVWVMPWITANVIDIVAKPENHQPSELWWNAGILVLLLLQNIPINYLYVRSISKASRSLELKLRSALCRRLQHLSIGYYSRQSAGALQAKVLRDVESVEQVTRGIFETGLTAIVNLVFALLVTALNVPWFLLFFAASIPLTVWLMRLLHKHVTKRNATLRQEIESMNSRVGEMTSLIPITRAHALEGSALERIEASLARVAAAGLKVDETNAVYGAVSWVVFNAFNMGCLIFAAWACLTQFLPVTPGHVVMLTGYFGLLTGSVLMLAGAAPLFARGADAIKSIGEVLECPDLEQNEGKRIVGSVEGNIRFDHVGFRYEGVEAHAVSDFTLSVKAGETIALVGPSGAGKSTVLNLVIGFVRPTKGRIILDGQDMAELDLRSYRRWLSVVPQESILFDGTIRENVTYGMGTVNESVVRQALIDANAWEFVSKLPAGVETEVGERGARLSGGQKQRLAIARALIRNPRVLILDEATSALDTESEALIQEALERLMRNRTTFVVAHRLSTVRNATRIVVMQEGKIVEEGPHAKLTEAGGLYSRLEGLQRG, encoded by the coding sequence ATGCGGCAGGGCGATTCCGGCAATCCTCTGGATCACCGTTTTTCGGGCGAGACGCCTGTGCGCACGCTTCTGTACCTGTATCGCGGGGAACGGCGGCGCCTGATCTGGGGCTCAGTTTACCACTGCATCAAACACAGCCCGGTCTGGGTGATGCCTTGGATAACGGCCAACGTGATCGACATCGTGGCCAAACCGGAGAACCACCAACCAAGCGAACTCTGGTGGAACGCCGGAATCCTGGTGCTGCTGTTGCTGCAGAATATCCCGATCAACTACCTCTATGTCCGCTCCATCAGCAAGGCGAGTCGCAGCCTGGAGCTGAAGCTTAGGTCTGCCCTCTGCCGCCGACTGCAGCATCTGTCGATTGGGTATTACTCGCGCCAGAGTGCGGGCGCGCTGCAAGCAAAGGTGTTGCGCGACGTGGAATCGGTCGAGCAGGTGACCCGCGGCATTTTCGAAACTGGCCTTACGGCGATCGTGAACCTCGTGTTCGCCCTGCTGGTGACGGCGCTAAATGTGCCGTGGTTCCTACTCTTCTTCGCGGCGAGCATTCCCCTCACCGTGTGGCTTATGCGTTTGTTGCATAAGCACGTCACGAAGCGCAATGCCACCCTTCGCCAGGAGATTGAGTCGATGAACAGCCGGGTGGGGGAGATGACGAGCCTGATCCCCATCACACGCGCTCATGCCCTTGAAGGCAGTGCACTCGAACGCATCGAAGCCTCGCTCGCACGTGTCGCCGCTGCGGGTCTCAAAGTCGACGAGACGAACGCCGTTTACGGTGCCGTTTCCTGGGTGGTGTTCAATGCCTTCAACATGGGCTGCCTCATTTTCGCCGCCTGGGCATGCCTGACGCAGTTCCTTCCGGTGACCCCCGGGCATGTGGTGATGCTAACCGGGTACTTCGGTCTGCTTACCGGTTCCGTATTGATGTTGGCTGGCGCTGCGCCTCTTTTCGCCCGCGGGGCGGACGCCATCAAGTCGATTGGAGAGGTATTGGAGTGTCCCGATCTCGAGCAAAATGAAGGCAAGCGCATCGTGGGTTCCGTCGAAGGAAACATCCGCTTCGATCACGTTGGCTTCCGCTATGAAGGCGTGGAGGCGCATGCCGTCTCTGATTTCACGCTATCGGTTAAAGCTGGAGAGACGATCGCCCTCGTGGGCCCTTCAGGGGCGGGAAAGTCTACGGTCCTAAATCTGGTTATTGGGTTCGTCCGGCCGACAAAGGGCCGGATAATTCTGGATGGGCAGGACATGGCCGAGCTCGATCTGCGAAGCTACCGTCGCTGGCTGTCGGTGGTACCGCAGGAATCCATTCTTTTTGACGGGACAATCCGGGAGAACGTGACGTACGGCATGGGCACGGTGAACGAGTCCGTTGTACGCCAAGCGTTGATCGATGCCAATGCATGGGAGTTTGTTTCAAAGTTGCCTGCGGGCGTGGAAACCGAAGTGGGCGAACGTGGGGCGCGGCTGTCGGGCGGCCAGAAGCAACGCCTGGCGATTGCGCGCGCCCTGATCCGCAACCCACGCGTCCTCATTCTCGACGAAGCGACCTCTGCGCTCGATACCGAGAGCGAAGCCTTAATTCAGGAGGCCCTTGAACGCCTGATGCGCAACCGGACCACATTTGTCGTGGCACATCGGCTCTCAACAGTTCGAAATGCGACCCGGATCGTGGTGATGCAGGAGGGCAAAATCGTTGAGGAGGGCCCCCACGCCAAGTTAACCGAAGCCGGTGGACTTTACTCGCGACTCGAGGGCCTTCAGCGGGGATAG
- a CDS encoding ABC transporter permease, which translates to MASKPRLPELAQRRPGVAGWLMLAPLIAWMAAFIVVPSAVLLVYSFCQRDDIGRVVYSFTWENYRNVFDPVYLNIFGRSIGYAALTTVACVIIGYPMAYTMARSSPAWRHRLLMLVMIPFWTSFLIRTYAWITILKREGLMNGMLQYLDLISAPFDLLYTPGAVVVGLVYSYLPFMILPVYGSAEKLDEALIEAAHDLGAGPLRVFWEVIIPLTRPGVIAGTLMVFVPAIGMFAITDLMGGARVPMVGNVIQNQFFQARNWPFGASLGMVFMAVFALCYWGLQKRQASLKT; encoded by the coding sequence ATGGCGTCAAAACCACGTCTTCCCGAGCTAGCCCAACGCCGGCCAGGAGTTGCGGGCTGGCTGATGCTTGCGCCGTTGATTGCCTGGATGGCGGCATTCATCGTTGTTCCTTCGGCGGTGTTGCTCGTCTACTCGTTCTGCCAGCGAGACGACATCGGGCGGGTGGTTTACTCTTTCACGTGGGAGAACTACCGGAATGTTTTTGATCCCGTTTACCTCAACATCTTCGGGCGTTCAATCGGGTACGCTGCTTTGACCACGGTCGCTTGCGTGATCATCGGGTACCCGATGGCCTACACCATGGCCAGGTCCAGCCCGGCCTGGCGCCACCGTCTGCTGATGCTCGTCATGATCCCATTTTGGACGAGCTTTCTAATTAGGACTTATGCCTGGATCACCATTCTCAAGCGCGAAGGCCTCATGAATGGCATGCTGCAGTACTTGGATTTGATCTCGGCGCCGTTTGATCTTCTCTACACTCCCGGTGCCGTGGTTGTGGGGCTCGTCTACTCTTATTTGCCTTTCATGATTTTGCCCGTGTATGGGAGCGCGGAGAAACTCGACGAGGCATTGATTGAGGCCGCACATGACCTCGGCGCGGGCCCTTTGCGCGTGTTTTGGGAAGTGATCATACCGCTCACTCGACCTGGCGTGATCGCAGGTACCCTGATGGTGTTCGTTCCGGCCATCGGCATGTTCGCCATCACCGACCTGATGGGCGGGGCGCGCGTACCGATGGTGGGCAACGTGATTCAAAACCAGTTTTTTCAGGCGCGAAACTGGCCGTTCGGTGCATCACTCGGCATGGTGTTCATGGCGGTGTTTGCGCTTTGCTATTGGGGCCTGCAAAAGCGACAGGCCTCGTTGAAAACATGA
- the menB gene encoding 1,4-dihydroxy-2-naphthoyl-CoA synthase: protein MKDIVWKTAKTYKDILYHKADGIAKVTINRPEKRNAFRPQTVSEMYDAFVDAREDQSIGVVLLTGAGPHSDGKYAFCAGGDQSVRGHAGYVGEDGVPRLNVLELQKLIRSMPKVVIALVAGYAIGGGHVLHIVCDLTISADNGIFGQVGPKMGSFDGGFGSSYLSRIVGQKKAREIWYLCRQYDAQQALEMGLVNAVVPVAELEAEGVKWAREILGHSPLAIRCLKSAFNADVDGQSGIQELAGNATLLYYMSEEAKEFHGAQRQKRKPDARRFPWLP, encoded by the coding sequence ATGAAAGACATCGTTTGGAAGACGGCGAAGACTTATAAGGATATCCTTTACCACAAGGCTGATGGCATCGCGAAGGTGACCATCAACCGCCCCGAGAAGCGCAACGCCTTCCGGCCGCAAACGGTATCCGAGATGTACGACGCGTTCGTAGATGCGCGTGAGGACCAGAGCATTGGCGTGGTGCTTCTGACCGGCGCCGGACCCCACAGCGATGGCAAGTACGCGTTCTGCGCCGGTGGCGACCAAAGCGTGCGCGGGCACGCCGGCTACGTCGGCGAGGACGGTGTTCCTCGCCTCAACGTGCTCGAGCTTCAGAAACTGATCAGGTCCATGCCCAAGGTAGTGATCGCCCTTGTCGCTGGTTACGCCATTGGTGGCGGCCACGTGCTGCACATTGTCTGCGACCTGACCATTTCTGCTGACAATGGCATTTTTGGCCAGGTGGGTCCCAAGATGGGGAGTTTTGACGGTGGTTTTGGCTCGAGCTATCTCTCGCGAATCGTGGGGCAGAAGAAGGCTCGGGAGATTTGGTACCTGTGCCGTCAGTACGATGCGCAACAGGCGCTTGAAATGGGTTTGGTGAATGCCGTCGTTCCGGTCGCCGAACTCGAGGCGGAAGGGGTGAAGTGGGCGCGCGAGATTCTCGGCCACAGTCCCTTGGCAATCCGGTGCCTGAAGAGTGCCTTCAATGCGGATGTCGACGGCCAGAGCGGCATCCAGGAACTCGCGGGCAACGCCACGCTTCTTTATTACATGTCAGAGGAAGCCAAGGAGTTTCACGGCGCCCAAAGACAGAAGCGCAAGCCTGACGCGCGCCGTTTTCCCTGGCTACCTTGA
- a CDS encoding ABC transporter permease, with protein sequence MRFASVVPQKLDDIIHESLGGNNSLGGLAQALHAQNYPNQVDVRAISGQKALKLGLRTWTILGFLFLYLPIAVLVVYSFNSSRLGAEWQGFTWKWYAQLSAHKQLLRAAQNSLVVATVTTLASIVLGTGGAWLLHRYRYRAADSLQTLIALPMVMPEILMGVSLLVFFTTIGMNLGFTTVIIAHTTFCFPFVLVAVQARLKGLDPSLEEAALDLGATPWRAFWLVILPCLRPAILAGALMAFTLSMDEIIVTYFTSSAASATLPMRIFGMAKVGLNPMLNALSTLFIVVTAAVVLFSEYLKRLRV encoded by the coding sequence ATGCGCTTCGCTTCGGTGGTGCCCCAAAAATTGGACGATATCATTCACGAATCGCTCGGCGGAAACAATTCGCTTGGCGGACTGGCACAAGCTCTGCATGCACAGAACTACCCCAATCAAGTAGACGTGCGCGCCATTTCGGGACAGAAAGCCCTCAAGCTCGGCCTCAGGACCTGGACCATCCTCGGATTCCTCTTCCTCTACCTGCCCATCGCCGTCCTGGTCGTTTACTCATTTAACAGCTCGCGTCTCGGTGCGGAATGGCAGGGATTTACATGGAAGTGGTATGCGCAGCTTTCTGCGCACAAGCAATTGCTTCGCGCAGCACAGAACAGTCTGGTGGTCGCCACAGTAACCACACTCGCGTCCATCGTCCTCGGCACGGGAGGCGCGTGGCTGCTGCATCGCTACCGCTACCGTGCGGCGGACTCGCTGCAGACTTTGATCGCATTACCCATGGTCATGCCCGAGATCCTCATGGGTGTGAGCCTGTTGGTGTTCTTCACCACCATCGGGATGAATCTTGGATTCACCACCGTGATCATCGCGCACACCACCTTCTGTTTCCCGTTCGTATTGGTGGCAGTTCAGGCGCGGCTAAAAGGGCTCGATCCCTCGCTTGAAGAGGCGGCTCTGGATTTAGGTGCTACTCCCTGGCGCGCCTTCTGGCTCGTCATTTTACCCTGCCTTCGGCCCGCGATTCTGGCAGGCGCGTTGATGGCCTTCACGCTGTCCATGGATGAGATCATCGTGACCTATTTCACTTCGAGCGCGGCCTCTGCAACGCTTCCGATGCGTATCTTCGGTATGGCCAAGGTTGGGCTCAATCCGATGCTCAATGCGCTCTCAACCCTCTTTATCGTCGTGACTGCCGCAGTCGTTCTGTTTTCAGAATACCTGAAGAGACTCCGCGTCTGA